A portion of the Oncorhynchus gorbuscha isolate QuinsamMale2020 ecotype Even-year linkage group LG19, OgorEven_v1.0, whole genome shotgun sequence genome contains these proteins:
- the LOC124006356 gene encoding potassium voltage-gated channel subfamily E member 4-like, whose amino-acid sequence MERSDNFTTPQLLPLQRANDASQTDKNNGNAYVYIFIVISFYGVFLVGIMLGYVRSKRREKRRSNVFTRLVHEEEQREWGARQKKHSITMPSFQVSLPFSAGIQGLYEGRVLSSPLACALCSIEQSSVSSLCSSADVHLAIEEESDSGTAEGPDETLKGSSLDDFAEIQIL is encoded by the coding sequence ATGGAGAGGTCAGACAACTTTACAACGCCCCAACTTCTTCCCCTGCAGAGGGCTAATGACGCGTCCCAAACTGACAAAAACAACGGCAACGCATACGTGTACATTTTCATAGTAATCTCCTTTTATGGGGTCTTCCTCGTTGGAATAATGCTGGGCTACGTTCGCTCCAAAAGGCGGGAGAAGAGAAGGTCGAATGTTTTTACGCGTCTGGTGCACGAGGAGGAGCAGCGGGAATGGGGCGCGCGGCAAAAGAAGCACAGCATCACCATGCCCTCCTTCCAGGTGTCGCTTCCCTTCTCCGCGGGGATCCAGGGACTCTATGAAGGAAGGGTCCTGAGCTCCCCTCTGGCCTGCGCCCTGTGCTCCATTGAGCAAAGCAGCGTCAGTTCACTGTGCTCCTCCGCCGACGTGCACCTCGCCATcgaggaggagtcagacagcgggACAGCGGAGGGACCGGACGAGACCCTGAAGGGCAGCTCTCTCGACGACTTCGCCGAGATACAGATACTGTGA